DNA sequence from the Xenopus tropicalis strain Nigerian chromosome 4, UCB_Xtro_10.0, whole genome shotgun sequence genome:
TCCCTTTCCTCAGATTTGGGGGGGCTCAAAGTTCTTCTATTCCCAGGGGCCATCATCCCTTTAATTTAGCAGTTAGCGTTTGTTATTGGAATTATATTTCAGCAACTGGTTGGTTTAATGTCTTGGTTCCAGAGTTGGGTAGAAATGGTATTTGTGTTGGACCCCCCAGAAGGGCCACTTTTCCATTTTCTCCAGCCttagtgactttgggggggggggggtgtttttgGAATATTTCTCTTGACCAAAATGATGCTGAGGAGGGGGGCTATGTCCATTGCTTGGGTCCTGATCTCCCCTTTGCTTGTCACAGGATGGATTTCTCCCATATGTATCCGGTGTTTAAACACAGGAAAGCTCTGAAGAGGTGCGAGGAGAGCAAGGTGAGACAATATTCTAACCCTGGCACCCAACACTCAGCACCCACATTTTGGCTTGTTTCTCTACTTTCTTTACAGCTCCTGTGCTTCTCTAAACATTATTAGCCTATATTTATACTGGCATTATCTGTACTGCCCTACACAGCTACAGCTGGTACATACATTCCTCCATATACCTGCTGCCAATCTGCTGCCAAATGTGCCAGAAAACACCCGACTCCCATCATGTCTCTGTCTCATGTCAGCTGTTTCTACATTCTTCTATACATTCTAAttactatataataaatatatattcttgaaCCTTACTGGCTCTTAAGCATTTAAGtatttgccatttttattttttaaaccccATAAGGGTGTGAATGCTGGCATGATGTCACATTGCGCGTGTGTCTGTACATGCCGTGCTGTGTGTGTCTCCCTCTCAAAGCCCTGCTTGTTCTGTACAGTGTGTGAGTGATGGTCCTGCCTCACGTGGACTGTCACATGTAGGTGAAGTGGCCACGGAACAGACACAAGGGGGCACTGTGTCATACTGTCCCATTACTGTAGGAACCTTCCAGCTATAGCCAATATGACACGTATCTGCTGAGATGGCCACCTAAGTTTAAATGTGTGTAACACttaccccccccattcccatCCAGCAGGACACATACAAGCTGCCACACCGGCTCATTGAGAAGAAGCGTCGGGATCGGATCAATGAATGCATCGCTCAGCTGAAAGACCTGTTGCCAGAGCACCTCAAACTGACGGTAAGTTACCTATTGCTCCCTGCAGTGTAGGAGATCAGTATTGTCATATTAAAGGGCTTTTATCCCAAGCAATGCAAGGTGCAAAATACAGGGGTGCAAGCGGCCTGATTTTTTGTTTACCCGCGATGCAACATTTCCTTATAAAATAACCCCATGCTGCAAGCACACGTGGTAGGCACGGGAAACCAGCTCCATATCAATGCACATGACCGCCATGAACAAGAAACTGATACATGTGATGGACTCACAGCAGATACATGTGACAGTGCCACGCACTCAATAAATGTGACAATCACACAACTACTGGCCTATCTGattaaaacatattaaacagACATGTGATGCCATATGTGTGTGCACAGAAAGCAGCTGATAAACCACAAGATACACAGTGGTGCTGTATGTGCAcataatgatatatatttatttcattctaCACCATTAATTTGTAACATAATAGTGACGTGTGTATCCTTGTGCATTCTCGGTGGGGTTAAAGACTTTAGACAAGTATTTCCCATATTACAATACAGTAAGAGTTAATGTAAACAATAACACGAGTTGGGGacaaagcagaaatagctggCGGTGTTTGGGTGACTGCGTAAAACACAATAAACAAAGCCAATGCCAGGAAGGCACCACTGAGTTGGTTTGGAATTGTACTGCACTATTTATACTTGTTTCTAGCATATTTGTGCTCATTTATATAATCTATGGCTGTGACTAGGCATATTGGGTGCTTGGGTAAGTAGGTAGTGGGAGATTCTATTGCTTGTCTGTGTGTGAGTCAGAACAAGGCTGTGGTGGCATTGTTGCTTGCCCAAGAGTCTGGGGGCAGCAGAGTTGCtagaggagggggggggtcgCTATCACAGAGCTTTAATTTAGCATCGCCATGGAGTTTTCCAGAGACAGTTTGTTACAGGACTGGATGCTAAGTAGTAAGCGGTGTCGGTATGTTCAGATAACCATTCTTATGTTTCCTTTTATAGACTTTGGGTCACCTTGAGAAAGCCGTGGTTCTGGAGCTGACCTTGAAGCATGTGCGGTCTTTGTCCAGTCTGATTGAGCAGCAACAGCAACAGATTCTTACACTTCAGAGTGGTGAGTGCTTTTTTTTTGTGCCTAGAATTGCCCCTACCTGCTCAGCCTTTCCCATGGGCTGGTTTAAAGGCCATCTAGCTATAGAATGCACACTGGTCGATTTCCTTATCTTGCTTTCCGGCTGGACTGGCTGTTATGAGTCTCACACACCAGTTCATCTGCTTTGTCCCAGGCTTCTGCCCCACTGCCAGTTCTGCACTGTTCCTTTTCCCTCTGGGTCTCTGCAGTGTCCCACACAGTTATAAGAATTCATTCACCCAATGAGCATAATTCTTCGTCTGATTGTTTGTTCTTCTTTTATTTAGGGTCCCCTTCTGAGGAAAACAGAATATCTGCTGAAGAAATGTTCCATTCGGGGTTCCAGCTCTGTGCGGAGGAGGCTTTACGTTTCCTGCAGGGtggagaaagaaaagaactggttgCCCACCTCCACCGGGTGGCTTCAAAGCTTGGCCCTGCCAGTTTTCCAAAAGTTACGGAGAAACCTGTACCTAAGGTGCAAGCAACCAACTGTGTCCCTGTTATATGTCGGGCAGCCCCTCTCCCATCTGGAGAACAGAGTGGGACCGATACAGATACCGACAGTGGTTATGGAGGGGAGGCTGATAAGGGTGAATGCCATCACGAGGGAACAGAGAAGGAAGAGGCCCCCACCTTGGAAAGGATCATCAAACAAGAGAAGGATGAGATTCCCAAAAAGAAACCCAGGATGGAGGCCACAGAGGAAGAAACACGATTTTGCAGTGACCTCTCATCTTTGGGTGTTTATCCAGCTCAGCCTCCCTTATGCCTTCCCTTTTATTTAATACCTCCTTCAGCCTCTACCTATCTTCCCATGCTGGAAAAGTATTGGTACCCTGGGTCAGTGCCCATGATATATCCTCCAATATCACATTCTAGTCTATTGAATCAAGATACTTCTAAGCCTCAGCATACCAGCCCTCAAACTGTGTCACCCTTGGATTCTTCCGCACTGCTACAAGCTCTCAAACAAATGCCTACCCTAGGTACGGAACCTAAGGACTGACCTAATAATGGTAATTACCATGGCAATGCCACCAGTAGAATCCAACAAAGAAGGATCATTGGCTCCTCAGTATGAGATGCCCATGGAACAGGTATCAGCCACCCCAGAAGAGGTCCAAGGAGATGGCAGACAATTCTAGGAGAGGAGCTGAAGGATTGGGCACTATAGGTCACTGGTCCTGTTTGTCATTTAGGATGCTTTTCATTATTGTGTTATACTGCACACTACAGGACAAAACATTTGAGCCAACGCGGTGATGATCTGTGAAGATGCCTCTGTCTTGAACTTCTGGTTGATTTTTGGAAGCTGCTAAAATCAACAGAGATGAATGTAAGGCATAAAAAGACTTAACCTTACAGCGTGACATACAGAAAGCCCAAAGGAAACAAACCCCGTTTCTAATCAGTGGGCCCACATTTTCTTTGCAAGCCACAAGGCCCCCCAAAGAACTCCTGGCTTGCTGAAGATAAAGGCCTAAGgatattgcactttatattcagaATACATAACTATTCCATTCCTTTAGGTCCCAAACCTACCTGGAGGTAATCAGGTGCCCCCTGCAGTTCCAGGAATAGCAcatattttaatgtattaatatttttgggaaaaataaaatctttatttcTTTGACCATTGTTGCCTTATGTATCCTGCCTTTTCTCATTATGACCATGATGTTGTTAGAGTGGGCTACAGCCGAAGGCAAACAGTCAAGTCCATACTCCCTGCCTCTTTCCCAGGGTCACCTCGCCCCCAGGGGTCGATATGAGCAATATTCCAGGTATATGAGTCACTCTGGGCAGGTGTGTAGAACAATGAGTCCCTTCTCAGGAACCCCCTGTAAGGGAGGGGTGAAGTGCAATGAGGGGAAGTGCTGAAGAGTTGGCCCTTTGAAGTCTGGCAGACAGCTAAGTTCCCCTTCACTTGTTTTGACAGTGTCACCTCGCTGTCACCCTGCACATGTTGACATAGTCAGGCTTCCGACTGCTGCTTTCATGTGCAGCCTAGAGCTAAATCTATCCCCTGCTTCCTGGAATGAGACGTGACTGGCAATCGTTCAACAGCAGCATGCTGACACCATGCTGACAGCATGCACTCTATCCCACTCTCCCAGCATGCACCTCGTTCTATCAGTGATCTCTCCCTGTGTGCACCCTATCGCTAATCCCCCTCTACTGTTTAACGTCACTATGGTGCAAGTTCATTCGCCTACATTATCTACCCTACAATCCCAGCTAACAGTTAGCATTTCTTGCCATCCCTTCCACTGTGTACCCTCCGCAATTCATTGTAATCAATATGCCTTCCAGTATAGCGCCTccttgctgtctgtgtgtgcaggTACAGTGAACAGAACTCTTCAAGGAAAACTAACTGCACTCATCCTTGTCTGGATTAGCTTCAGGGCATCTGAACTAATAATGCCAAGTAAGTATATGTTCTACGAAGGGTATCCTTGCCTGTGCTGAGCATCCCACATGCAGAACACAAGGCATGCAGGCTTATATGCAGAACGTGCGCAAATATAACATGTCAGATATAAGTGAgggctgtttttttgttttagtatCAGCAGCTTTGCTGGCTCTCTGATCTGGCTTACATAACTAGGGATACAAGATACAGTCTGggctgggatacaaaataggccctggaaattcaagtacacagaggcccaaacagcccaataaatagtgactatctggcatcttagagcagcccctctggcatttgccagaacccacagatagcCAGTGTAAATTCAGTTCTTCTCATCTCATCAGTAATTGGAATTCAGTGCTTTTATATATCTATAAGCTTGTTATGGGTTCAGAGGGAGTTAAGTGGTATAATAAGAGGACAAGGTAAATGGTGGCATCAGCATGTGTGTGCATTGTAGGTTATTGCATGGAAAAGAACAGGTGTGGGGTGAATGGGTGCATTGCATGTTCATGGGAAGTCATCTGCAGTGGGTAGGGGTGGTTCTGATCAACCCTATAAGAGTTCATTGCTATTATCATTGAGGCAGGGAAATTCAATCATTTTAGAGGAATATttgtgtttgtaaaaaaaacatgtttatttcttgCCTGCGTCACTACTACATTTCTGTCAAACCTGCCCATCCTGTGTAACCCtgtataaagggaaaatatgccgTACTGTGGGTAGTGCTCATTTCCTTGTATAATCTGCAAGAGACGCCTTTTTTCAGTCCGGGTAttagcatggcaactcccactgCCTTAGGAGATTACAATTCTTCTGCTGAGgtaaagatggaaaaaaaaacaataaataggcCCCACAAAAAAGCACCTCCAGTGGACATCATTTTAAATAAAGGTATGGATGCTCCCCTGGTCTGAACTGGCAATTCATAtagtctggcaaatgccaaaggggtttCTGCAAACTGACAGAAAATCACTTCTTATGGGGTCTGTAGGGGCTGTTTGGACCTTCGATGTACTTTAAAAGCCAGGTCCATGTTTGTATCTTAGGCCAAACAGGAAGCTTATTTGGGGTTTCCAATAGCAGCAACACGTTTCTGGGCCATGGCGGCACACTAGTTTCAGGGGAACAGGCCATCCCTGAGTCTTTTTTTTGCCCTATGCCTTATAAGCACCTTTGCAAACAGTGTGGATCCGGACTCATGACCtcgagcagtgatccccaaccagtggctcaggagcaacatgttgctcaccaactcctcagatgttgctcccagtggcctcaaagcagctacttattttttcatttctggcttggaggtatATGAACAAGCAacaaatatttcagtgaaataaaacaacattggataggtgcatcccagtgcctcatggtacccactctcctaacttgtttcgcaccattgggtgcttcatcctCTGATTCCTCTGTTCATATGCTGATTtgggacctatcagtgggatataatttATAGATTCTCTTTTTTAATCTAATCCACTATTATTAAGCTGGCTTGGAGGTATACTGCCAAGCAGAGCATCCTGTAAGCTTCCACAAAGAAGCTACCAAACATACCTTTTACTTAGTACCCCCAGGTACTCACTGttacaaaaggttggggagccctgaccTAGAGGCACACCTCTGTGCAAGAAAGGAGGTATCATTCCTTTTTGGCCGCTAACTTGACCCTACATCTGCTCATTTTATGCATAACTGATCAGTTTAATGCTCACTTGCCATGGCATTTCCCAGCCCTGGTAGAATACTGCGTCCTTTTATTCCGAGTACATAAGGCACCAAGGCAGAATGCTGTGTACCAACAGGTTGAGGACACCTTGTATAGTATTCTGGGTATGTGATATAGTGGCCCGGCACATATTCTAAAGAGTTACCATGCAATGAATGCTGCCTACGTGACTGGTAAACTAATCTGGCTACCTTAGGTGCCCCTGTATCTCCATTTAACCCTTTGGGCTCCTCACAGCCCCCTGACAGGAAGGCTTTCGGCCCTCTCACACAGTGTATATGTGAGTTAATGGGCAGCAGGCAGGTGTTGGCAGAAAGTGACAGGAAAGTGAGAGTTCTGGTAACAAGCTGTTCTACTTTCCCCCTGGCCCTTCCCCATCATTCATGAAACGTGAGCGTGTGCAGCTCTCCCAGGCTCCTTCCAACCCTTTATGGGCACAGACTTGCTGTAGCTGGGACACAGCCTTGGCCAAACTCCCGTCATCAGGGTGAGAGGGTTCCTGTGACCTCGCCCATGaattccccccccaccccacctcctcctcctcctccagttctGACTGAGAGACATCCTGCTTGGGAATGCAGCAGCGTGTGTGGGTTTGTCTGCGCTATGAATCAGCACAGGAGAGGCCTCACTGTGGGAATCCACACTCACCAAACCTCACAACCCACCCAGAATCTCACACACCAAACCCAGAGCGAGTTGAATGAATGAATCTCTACATACAGAGTGACATTTGGAATTCATAcgcaatagggcttatttactgttacatagttacatagttacatagggttgaaaaaagaccattgtccatcaagttcaacccatccgagtaaacccagcacacaacctatactaaccaatctatacactcacatacataaactatatatatacaaccagtaatactaactgtagatattagtatcacaatagccttggatattctgcttgttcaaaaactcatccaggcccctcttaaaggcattaacagaatctgccattaccacatcactaggaagggcattccacagcctcactgccctcaccgtgaaaaaccacctacgctgcttcaaatggaagctct
Encoded proteins:
- the bhlhe40 gene encoding class E basic helix-loop-helix protein 40 isoform X2, whose protein sequence is MPLTGIYTPTCSIAKAQTLRLPTTLDCAMERMPSAQPACLDRPPSLSGMDFSHMYPVFKHRKALKRCEESKDTYKLPHRLIEKKRRDRINECIAQLKDLLPEHLKLTTLGHLEKAVVLELTLKHVRSLSSLIEQQQQQILTLQSGSPSEENRISAEEMFHSGFQLCAEEALRFLQGGERKELVAHLHRVASKLGPASFPKVTEKPVPKVQATNCVPVICRAAPLPSGEQSGTDTDTDSGYGGEADKGECHHEGTEKEEAPTLERIIKQEKDEIPKKKPRMEATEEETRFCSDLSSLGVYPAQPPLCLPFYLIPPSASTYLPMLEKYWYPGSVPMIYPPISHSSLLNQDTSKPQHTSPQTVSPLDSSALLQALKQMPTLGTEPKD
- the bhlhe40 gene encoding class E basic helix-loop-helix protein 40 isoform X1 → MPLTGIYTPTCSIAKAQTLRLPTTLDCAMERMPSAQPACLDRPPSLSGMDFSHMYPVFKHRKALKRCEESKQDTYKLPHRLIEKKRRDRINECIAQLKDLLPEHLKLTTLGHLEKAVVLELTLKHVRSLSSLIEQQQQQILTLQSGSPSEENRISAEEMFHSGFQLCAEEALRFLQGGERKELVAHLHRVASKLGPASFPKVTEKPVPKVQATNCVPVICRAAPLPSGEQSGTDTDTDSGYGGEADKGECHHEGTEKEEAPTLERIIKQEKDEIPKKKPRMEATEEETRFCSDLSSLGVYPAQPPLCLPFYLIPPSASTYLPMLEKYWYPGSVPMIYPPISHSSLLNQDTSKPQHTSPQTVSPLDSSALLQALKQMPTLGTEPKD